A genome region from Bombilactobacillus bombi includes the following:
- a CDS encoding glucose-6-phosphate isomerase, translating to MAHIKFDASKLGKFVHDNELKEMQPLVTAADQELRAGTGAGHDFRGFIDLPVDYDKKEFARIKKAAQKIQSNSEVFVGIGIGGSYLGARAAIDFLSSSFYNIHNDRQVPEVYFCGNSISPNYLADLLAVIGERDFSINVISKSGTTTEPSIAFRILKAKLIEKYGEEGAKERIFATTDRAKGALKTEADAEGYEEFVVPDDIGGRFSVLSAVGLLPIAVAGIDIDQLMQGAAAARSDYNVADLDQNEAYQYAALRNILYRKGYTTELLENYEPNLQYFGEWWKQLMGESEGKDQKGIFPASANFSTDLHSLGQYIQEGRRNLMETVIMIDNPRHDVTIPAEAGNLDGLQYLEGKSMDYVNKRAYEGVVLAHTDGGVPVMSVHIPEQNAYTLGYLIYFFEIAVAISGYLNGINPFNQPGVEAYKKNMFALLGRPGYEELGEQLNKRL from the coding sequence ATGGCACATATTAAATTTGATGCATCCAAATTAGGAAAATTTGTTCATGATAATGAACTAAAGGAAATGCAGCCACTGGTTACAGCAGCTGATCAAGAATTACGAGCTGGTACAGGTGCCGGCCATGATTTTCGGGGTTTTATTGACTTACCTGTTGATTATGATAAGAAAGAATTTGCTCGGATTAAAAAAGCTGCCCAAAAAATTCAATCTAATTCTGAAGTTTTTGTTGGTATTGGTATTGGGGGCTCATATTTAGGTGCGCGGGCCGCAATTGATTTTTTAAGTAGCAGTTTTTATAATATTCACAATGATCGCCAAGTTCCAGAAGTTTATTTCTGTGGAAATTCCATTAGTCCTAATTATTTGGCTGATTTACTTGCAGTTATTGGTGAGCGTGATTTCAGTATTAATGTCATTTCTAAATCAGGTACAACTACAGAACCATCCATTGCTTTTCGAATTTTGAAGGCTAAATTAATTGAGAAATACGGCGAAGAAGGCGCCAAAGAACGAATTTTTGCTACAACTGACCGGGCTAAAGGGGCTTTGAAGACCGAAGCTGATGCTGAAGGTTATGAAGAATTCGTAGTTCCTGATGATATTGGGGGTCGTTTTTCCGTTCTCTCTGCTGTAGGGTTATTGCCAATTGCAGTTGCTGGTATTGACATTGATCAATTAATGCAAGGTGCTGCTGCAGCTCGGAGTGACTATAATGTTGCTGACTTAGATCAAAACGAAGCTTATCAATATGCAGCTTTAAGAAATATTTTATATCGAAAAGGTTATACAACAGAATTATTAGAAAACTATGAACCTAATTTGCAATATTTTGGTGAATGGTGGAAACAATTAATGGGTGAATCTGAAGGCAAAGATCAAAAGGGTATTTTCCCGGCTTCTGCCAACTTTTCAACTGATTTACATTCTCTTGGACAATATATCCAAGAGGGACGTCGTAATTTAATGGAAACAGTGATTATGATTGATAATCCACGTCACGATGTTACTATTCCAGCAGAAGCTGGTAATCTTGATGGTTTGCAATATCTAGAAGGTAAGTCTATGGATTACGTGAATAAGCGTGCTTATGAAGGAGTAGTTTTGGCCCATACTGATGGTGGTGTCCCGGTAATGAGCGTTCATATTCCTGAACAAAATGCTTATACGTTAGGTTACTTGATTTACTTCTTTGAAATTGCAGTAGCTATTTCAGGTTATTTAAATGGCATTAACCCATTTAATCAACCTGGTGTTGAAGCTTATAAGAAGAACATGTTCGCATTATTAGGTCGTCCTGGATATGAAGAATTAGGTGAACAATTAAATAAGCGACTATAA
- the dapF gene encoding diaminopimelate epimerase — protein sequence MVTIQKVHGSQNQFFLLDQTTLQQPLTQEELVILAKNITNSQTGLLGGADGLLVVSNSQHLPALGKMQVINADGTIASMCGNGLRTVGRYLAEKYQQNDFIVETEQADLKVTCQADWAPDVKAISVEISPVSFQRAALPFDNLGTEQLINQPVPVLASDLKFTAIAVPNPHLISFVSAKILAGDLLKNLGTKLNQANPYFPDGVNVSFAQIINEQQLFVQTFERGVGFTNACGTGMSATSLAFALIHPELNIFDRLLTVYNPGGYVQTRVHQTDNHYWIELIGNATITHYLDLNENDLHHATIDPAQVKITPTVEDAAYQQFIKDRRP from the coding sequence ATGGTTACAATTCAAAAAGTGCATGGCTCTCAAAATCAATTTTTTTTACTTGATCAAACTACTTTACAACAGCCACTCACCCAAGAAGAATTAGTCATCCTAGCAAAAAATATTACTAATTCACAAACTGGACTTTTAGGTGGTGCTGATGGCTTGTTAGTAGTTAGTAACTCTCAACATCTGCCAGCACTGGGAAAAATGCAAGTAATTAATGCTGATGGTACTATTGCTTCAATGTGCGGTAATGGTCTTCGTACTGTAGGACGCTATTTAGCCGAAAAATATCAGCAAAATGATTTTATTGTGGAAACTGAGCAGGCTGATTTAAAAGTTACTTGCCAAGCTGATTGGGCGCCAGATGTCAAAGCTATCAGCGTGGAAATTAGCCCAGTCAGTTTTCAACGTGCGGCATTACCCTTTGACAACTTAGGAACGGAACAATTAATTAATCAACCTGTCCCAGTATTAGCTTCTGATTTAAAGTTCACAGCTATTGCTGTGCCCAATCCACACTTAATTAGTTTTGTATCGGCTAAAATTTTAGCTGGCGACTTACTAAAAAATTTAGGGACCAAACTTAATCAAGCTAATCCTTATTTTCCCGATGGTGTCAATGTCAGTTTTGCTCAAATTATTAATGAGCAACAACTATTTGTTCAAACTTTTGAACGAGGCGTTGGCTTCACTAATGCTTGTGGTACAGGGATGTCGGCGACTAGTCTTGCCTTTGCTCTCATTCATCCAGAGTTGAACATTTTCGATCGTTTGCTGACAGTTTATAATCCCGGCGGTTATGTTCAAACCCGAGTTCATCAAACTGATAATCATTACTGGATTGAACTTATTGGTAATGCCACAATCACCCACTATCTAGACTTAAATGAAAATGACTTGCATCATGCCACTATCGACCCAGCACAAGTAAAAATCACTCCAACAGTTGAAGATGCTGCTTATCAACAATTTATTAAAGATCGTCGTCCATAA
- a CDS encoding GNAT family N-acetyltransferase, with translation MQLQLQAMTKQQFNEFLHSQIHEYAQQKVANKLWHPDQAQQRAAEDFQMLLPQGLDTYHNYFYVLCSKSQPIYGYVWLAEVVDGDQPDEPYLFINDYAILPKYQNQGYGQQGLQLVFEQAKKLGYQHLGLHVFGKNQIAQHLYQKMGFIPTDIVMKKSLND, from the coding sequence ATGCAATTACAACTACAAGCAATGACAAAACAACAGTTTAATGAATTTTTGCATTCACAAATTCATGAATATGCACAACAAAAAGTAGCCAATAAATTATGGCATCCAGATCAGGCTCAACAGCGAGCTGCTGAAGATTTTCAGATGTTACTTCCACAAGGACTTGATACTTATCATAACTATTTCTATGTTTTATGTTCAAAGTCACAGCCAATATATGGCTACGTCTGGTTAGCAGAAGTGGTGGACGGTGATCAGCCTGATGAACCTTATTTGTTTATCAATGATTATGCGATTTTGCCCAAATATCAAAATCAAGGCTATGGCCAGCAAGGCTTACAATTAGTTTTTGAGCAGGCTAAAAAACTCGGTTATCAACATTTAGGACTTCATGTTTTTGGTAAAAATCAAATAGCTCAGCATTTATATCAAAAAATGGGTTTTATTCCCACGGATATCGTAATGAAAAAATCATTAAATGATTAG
- a CDS encoding glycosyltransferase family 2 protein produces MNQKVSIIVPCHNEEETVELFYQAIKKTFSKLPNYQPSILFINDGSTDDTLTKLRQLTDKTDIDTHFISFSRQFGKEAGIYAGLKNADGDLVTIMDADLQDPPEMLIQMIQLLETTDYDCIGTARTDRSGEPKLRSFFSNMFYKIINRISDTQIVPGARDFRLMRRDMVDAIIEMSEYNRFSKGIFSWVGFKTKYLPYKNVARAAGTTSWNFWSLFKYSIEGITDFSTVPLIIAVWLGLFVMFVAFAGLIFIVIRSLIFGNPTKGWSSTISIILFLGGMQLFFLGIIGNYIGKIFLEVKKRPIYIIKEKK; encoded by the coding sequence ATGAACCAAAAAGTTAGTATCATTGTTCCTTGCCACAACGAAGAGGAAACAGTTGAACTTTTTTATCAAGCAATTAAAAAAACTTTTAGCAAATTACCTAACTATCAACCGTCCATCTTATTTATTAATGATGGATCTACTGATGACACATTAACCAAATTGCGGCAATTAACGGATAAAACGGATATTGATACTCATTTTATCTCATTTTCACGTCAATTTGGTAAAGAAGCTGGAATATATGCGGGACTGAAGAACGCTGATGGTGATTTAGTCACTATTATGGATGCAGATCTTCAAGACCCACCAGAAATGTTGATTCAAATGATTCAGCTTTTAGAAACTACCGACTATGATTGTATCGGCACTGCCCGCACGGATCGTAGTGGCGAACCTAAGCTGCGGTCTTTTTTTTCTAATATGTTTTACAAAATTATTAATCGGATTTCAGATACCCAAATCGTTCCGGGAGCCCGAGATTTTCGGCTTATGCGACGTGACATGGTTGATGCCATTATTGAAATGAGCGAATATAATCGTTTTTCCAAAGGCATCTTTTCTTGGGTGGGCTTTAAAACAAAATACCTCCCTTATAAAAATGTAGCCCGAGCAGCGGGCACTACGAGTTGGAATTTTTGGAGTTTATTCAAATATTCGATTGAAGGCATTACGGATTTTTCAACCGTCCCGCTGATTATTGCCGTTTGGTTAGGCTTATTTGTTATGTTTGTTGCCTTTGCTGGATTAATTTTTATTGTTATTCGGTCGCTGATTTTTGGCAATCCCACTAAGGGATGGTCATCAACGATCTCCATTATTCTCTTTTTAGGGGGAATGCAGCTGTTCTTTTTGGGGATTATTGGCAACTATATTGGGAAGATTTTCTTAGAAGTTAAAAAACGTCCTATTTATATTATTAAAGAGAAAAAATAA
- a CDS encoding APC family permease: protein MNKLLQRMLRKEDPSVYEIKDAHLERTLRVRDFLALGVGTIVSTTIFTLPGAVAAEHAGPAVILSFLGAAVVAGLVAFAYAEMASAMPFAGSAYSWINVIFGEFFGWVAGWALLAEYFIAVAFVASGLSANFRGLIAPLGLKLPNALANPLGSNGGVIDLVAAIVTIGVALLLSRGVTEAARVENVLVVAKVLAIILFIIVGATAIHAQNYTPFIPKYHANPDGSAFGGWQGIYAGVSMIFLAYIGFDSIAANSAEAIEPQKTMPRGILGSLVIAVVLFVAVALVLVGMFKYTSYANNAEPVGWALRHSGHGIVASVVQAIAVIGMFTALIGMMLAGSRLIYSFGRDGLLPKWLGKVNDKNLPNHALIVITLVSVIIGSIFPFDELSQLISAGTLIAFMFVSLGIYGLRRREGKDIVNTGFKMPLYPVLPFLGFLGSLIVFYGLSHAAKLYAGAWFLVGVLVYFFYGMHHSYLEKKNS, encoded by the coding sequence TTGAATAAATTACTACAGCGGATGTTGCGTAAAGAAGATCCAAGTGTATACGAAATTAAAGATGCGCATTTAGAGAGGACCCTACGAGTGCGTGATTTTTTGGCTTTAGGTGTGGGGACAATTGTTTCGACCACTATTTTTACTTTGCCGGGAGCTGTAGCAGCTGAGCATGCTGGACCAGCAGTTATCTTGTCGTTTTTAGGTGCAGCCGTGGTTGCCGGATTAGTTGCTTTTGCTTATGCAGAAATGGCTTCAGCAATGCCTTTTGCCGGTTCGGCATATTCTTGGATTAATGTAATCTTTGGTGAATTTTTTGGCTGGGTTGCCGGTTGGGCTTTACTTGCAGAATATTTTATTGCAGTTGCTTTTGTGGCTTCTGGTTTATCTGCTAATTTTCGAGGATTAATTGCTCCTTTGGGTTTAAAATTGCCCAATGCTTTAGCTAATCCTTTAGGCAGTAATGGAGGAGTAATAGATTTAGTCGCTGCGATTGTGACTATTGGTGTAGCCCTCCTGCTTTCTCGTGGTGTAACAGAAGCAGCTCGTGTAGAGAATGTTTTAGTGGTGGCTAAAGTTTTAGCTATTATTTTATTTATTATTGTTGGCGCAACAGCTATTCATGCTCAAAATTATACGCCGTTCATTCCGAAGTATCATGCTAATCCAGATGGGAGTGCTTTTGGCGGCTGGCAGGGTATTTATGCCGGGGTCTCAATGATTTTTCTAGCTTATATTGGTTTTGATTCAATTGCAGCTAATTCTGCAGAAGCTATAGAACCTCAAAAAACAATGCCTCGTGGAATCTTAGGTTCATTAGTGATTGCAGTAGTATTGTTTGTTGCTGTTGCCTTGGTATTAGTAGGAATGTTTAAATATACCTCATATGCAAATAATGCTGAGCCTGTTGGCTGGGCTTTACGTCATAGTGGACATGGTATTGTTGCTTCTGTAGTCCAAGCAATTGCTGTTATTGGCATGTTTACAGCCTTGATTGGGATGATGCTGGCTGGTTCAAGATTGATTTATTCTTTTGGTCGTGATGGTTTATTGCCAAAATGGTTGGGAAAAGTAAATGATAAAAATCTACCAAATCATGCTTTAATTGTGATTACACTAGTTTCTGTTATTATTGGTTCCATATTTCCTTTTGATGAATTATCACAACTGATTTCAGCAGGGACGTTGATTGCTTTTATGTTTGTTTCTTTAGGTATTTATGGACTTCGCCGGCGTGAGGGTAAAGATATTGTGAATACAGGTTTTAAAATGCCACTTTATCCAGTATTACCATTTTTAGGTTTTCTTGGTTCTTTGATAGTGTTTTATGGTTTGAGCCACGCAGCTAAATTATATGCTGGAGCCTGGTTCTTGGTAGGGGTCTTGGTCTACTTCTTTTATGGTATGCATCATTCCTATTTGGAAAAGAAAAATAGTTAA
- a CDS encoding aspartate kinase translates to MRVVKFGGSSLANGPQVQKVLNIILAEPKRHVIVTSAPGKRSDSDIKVTDLLIKYANCVLQKRDYQAALNQIWTRYQEIADFFDISQNSLQPLKQELIELPLTNYANYDFLMAAFKAHGEKINAQLLTLILQKQGVAARFLDPKTAGLLVSDVPNDAAVLPQTYQNLKKWRHTQELLIVPGFYGVTESGQIATFSRGGSDITGAILAQGLQAELYENFTDVNAIYAADPRIVTHPQPIQVMTYRELRELSYAGFSVFHDEALIPAIEGQIPIKVKNTNHPNLPGTMIVPEQHFHTQNVITGVASSNHFAALYLHRYLLNKEVGFTLKLLQIFYQFNISYEHMPSGIDDLTVIFDKRQFTEELRQQMCQKIQEVLNPDYLEWIDDYAILMIVGEGMRNKIGVMKLITSSLAKKNIGLHMINQGASRISIMLGTKQADAPIAVSEIYHQFFN, encoded by the coding sequence GATTCTGACATTAAGGTAACCGACCTTTTAATCAAATATGCAAATTGTGTACTTCAAAAAAGAGATTATCAGGCAGCCTTAAATCAAATCTGGACACGTTATCAAGAAATTGCTGATTTTTTTGATATTTCTCAAAATTCATTGCAACCTTTAAAACAAGAACTCATTGAATTACCCTTAACTAACTATGCCAATTATGATTTTTTAATGGCTGCTTTCAAAGCGCATGGAGAAAAAATTAATGCCCAATTACTTACTCTAATTCTGCAAAAACAAGGTGTTGCAGCACGCTTTTTAGATCCAAAAACTGCTGGATTACTGGTAAGCGATGTGCCTAATGATGCCGCCGTTTTACCACAAACTTATCAAAATTTAAAAAAATGGCGCCACACCCAAGAATTGTTAATCGTTCCAGGATTCTATGGCGTCACTGAAAGTGGGCAAATTGCGACCTTTTCACGTGGTGGTTCTGATATTACCGGTGCCATTTTAGCACAAGGGCTACAAGCTGAGCTGTACGAGAATTTTACTGATGTCAATGCAATTTATGCTGCTGATCCTCGAATTGTAACACATCCTCAACCAATTCAAGTTATGACTTATCGTGAATTGCGGGAGTTATCTTATGCAGGTTTTTCGGTGTTCCACGATGAAGCATTGATACCTGCAATTGAGGGCCAAATTCCAATTAAGGTCAAAAACACTAATCATCCTAATCTTCCTGGAACTATGATTGTTCCTGAACAACATTTTCATACTCAAAATGTCATTACTGGCGTGGCTAGTTCCAATCATTTTGCAGCACTTTATTTGCATCGCTATCTGCTTAATAAAGAAGTTGGTTTCACATTAAAACTATTACAAATTTTTTATCAATTTAATATCTCTTATGAACATATGCCGTCAGGGATTGACGACTTGACAGTTATCTTTGACAAACGCCAATTTACAGAGGAATTACGCCAACAAATGTGTCAAAAAATTCAAGAAGTTTTAAATCCGGACTATTTAGAATGGATTGACGACTATGCTATTCTGATGATTGTAGGTGAAGGAATGCGAAATAAAATTGGTGTCATGAAATTAATCACTTCATCTTTGGCCAAAAAAAATATTGGACTGCATATGATTAATCAAGGTGCTTCTCGGATTTCAATTATGTTAGGAACCAAACAAGCTGATGCACCTATCGCAGTTTCAGAAATTTATCATCAATTTTTTAATTAA
- a CDS encoding Xaa-Pro dipeptidyl-peptidase, translating to MKLNQFAIKPTDVQQEIFELQQIHFIDADFLDLAPHQALKQLLLTSFPELDDIKSQTVQLRTLMATSHQNAEEYVQQEQITATAFYNLYFQLLGFEVEQDFDLQQPLKIKADVHHPQFVDQQLTTSDLVHGWYQLLITHTVHGQTFLDELASRGYFETIMHNSSKPLIFNGKTQPVFDTNQLLHEVVYVESSLDSDHDGQRDLLKAEIIRPSESNHQPVPVLYTASPYNQGTNDVAGERLTHNVNVSLTPKQPTVSTIEQNQTTSSKIPAPRAIKGQTKHAQASFGNHFSYSLNDYFLARGFAVVYAAGIGTKDSQGMRICGDDQETQSATAIIEWLNGQRTAFTDKTQQISISAWWCNHHIAMTGRSYLGTLATAVATTGVAGLKTIISEAAISSWYDYYRENGLVVAPGGFPGEDADVLAEETFSRQKQAGDYQQIKATWLEQLHQIKQQQDRQTGNYNDFWDKRNYRHNIKKIKADIIMVHGLNDWNVKPKNVYKLWQALKDIPVTKKLILHQGPHIYINNFRSLDYTDMMNLWLTYKLYDVNNQAAQILPDVLIQDNAQAETWHSQTDWGNKNNSHQVYYLQNQQLQTQPAPKDLTPQIYRDYLIPEKFNYYTNHLENWKNDLVQTDSDLAATRLIFKTAPQTETLILDGRPQVKLRLASDHNIGLISCRLIDYGTYHRLEKLPQVLETQAFDLGFHYQKEDLREYQLSNSTSDYQLISLAHMNLQNRTALTQVETVNPGEFYEFTLALHPTHYRLLPGHQLGLIVYATDMEMTIRGNQDIHYQLDCANSKLILPYC from the coding sequence ATGAAATTAAATCAATTTGCTATCAAACCCACTGACGTACAGCAAGAAATTTTTGAACTACAGCAGATTCATTTTATTGACGCAGATTTTCTTGATTTGGCACCACATCAAGCCTTAAAGCAGCTATTGCTCACTAGTTTTCCCGAATTGGATGATATTAAATCTCAAACAGTTCAATTACGAACTTTGATGGCGACTTCTCACCAAAATGCTGAAGAATATGTACAACAAGAGCAAATCACAGCCACCGCTTTTTACAATCTTTATTTTCAATTGTTAGGCTTTGAAGTTGAGCAAGATTTTGATTTGCAGCAACCTTTAAAAATCAAAGCTGATGTTCACCATCCGCAATTTGTCGACCAACAGCTAACTACTTCAGACTTGGTTCATGGATGGTATCAACTCTTAATTACTCATACTGTTCATGGACAAACATTCTTAGATGAGTTGGCTAGTCGCGGTTATTTTGAAACAATAATGCACAATAGTTCTAAACCGTTGATTTTTAATGGCAAGACTCAGCCTGTTTTTGATACTAATCAACTTCTTCATGAGGTGGTTTATGTAGAATCTAGCTTAGATAGCGATCATGATGGTCAACGTGATTTGTTAAAAGCCGAAATTATCAGGCCCAGTGAATCTAATCACCAACCGGTTCCTGTCCTTTATACCGCTTCACCTTATAATCAAGGGACTAATGATGTAGCTGGTGAACGATTAACCCATAATGTTAATGTTTCACTCACACCTAAACAACCTACTGTATCCACGATTGAGCAAAATCAAACTACTTCATCAAAAATTCCTGCACCCAGAGCTATTAAGGGACAAACCAAGCATGCTCAAGCTAGTTTTGGTAATCATTTTAGTTATAGTTTGAATGATTATTTTCTTGCACGTGGATTTGCAGTGGTGTATGCCGCAGGTATCGGCACGAAAGATTCTCAAGGTATGCGCATCTGTGGTGATGATCAAGAAACTCAATCTGCAACTGCAATTATTGAATGGCTTAACGGTCAACGCACGGCTTTTACTGACAAAACCCAACAAATTAGTATCAGTGCCTGGTGGTGCAATCACCATATTGCTATGACTGGTCGCTCTTATTTAGGCACTCTTGCAACTGCTGTTGCTACAACTGGTGTTGCTGGACTCAAAACCATTATTTCCGAGGCAGCAATTTCTAGTTGGTATGATTATTATCGTGAAAACGGACTCGTAGTTGCTCCGGGAGGATTTCCAGGTGAAGATGCAGACGTTTTAGCAGAAGAAACTTTTTCCCGTCAAAAACAGGCAGGTGATTATCAGCAGATTAAAGCCACTTGGCTGGAACAATTACACCAAATAAAACAACAGCAAGATCGTCAAACGGGTAACTATAATGATTTTTGGGATAAACGCAACTACCGTCATAATATTAAAAAAATTAAAGCCGATATTATCATGGTTCATGGCTTAAATGATTGGAATGTGAAACCCAAAAATGTTTACAAACTATGGCAGGCTTTAAAAGACATCCCCGTAACTAAAAAGTTAATCCTTCACCAAGGTCCTCATATTTATATTAATAATTTTCGTTCATTGGACTATACTGATATGATGAATCTTTGGCTAACATATAAGTTGTACGATGTTAATAATCAAGCAGCACAGATTCTTCCAGATGTTTTAATTCAAGATAATGCACAAGCAGAAACCTGGCATAGTCAAACTGACTGGGGCAATAAAAATAATTCACACCAAGTTTATTATTTACAAAATCAACAACTGCAAACTCAGCCAGCACCTAAAGATTTGACACCGCAAATTTATCGTGATTATCTGATTCCAGAAAAATTTAATTATTATACAAATCATTTAGAAAATTGGAAAAATGACTTGGTTCAAACAGATTCCGATTTGGCAGCAACACGTTTAATCTTTAAAACGGCACCTCAAACTGAAACTCTCATCTTAGATGGCAGACCACAGGTCAAGTTACGTTTAGCCAGTGATCACAATATCGGGTTAATAAGCTGTCGTTTAATTGACTATGGTACTTATCACCGTTTAGAGAAATTACCCCAAGTTCTAGAAACACAAGCCTTTGATTTGGGATTTCATTATCAAAAAGAAGATTTACGCGAATACCAATTGTCTAACTCAACTAGCGATTACCAGCTTATTTCTTTGGCCCACATGAATCTTCAAAATCGTACTGCCTTAACTCAAGTTGAAACCGTTAATCCCGGGGAATTTTATGAATTCACTTTAGCATTACACCCCACCCATTACCGCTTATTACCAGGGCATCAGCTGGGATTAATTGTCTATGCTACCGATATGGAAATGACAATTCGAGGCAATCAAGATATTCATTATCAACTTGACTGTGCTAATTCTAAATTAATACTTCCGTATTGCTAA
- a CDS encoding VanZ family protein, protein MIFLNSIYQQVYFQYSDKINHFPLIRLIFYSLDKTIFYFLLFLIIRVVYLLIKRKKSNWKHEILLSVFTIYLLLLFFLTVFRHGYFPWDFHFYWHRSLSNINFQPLVQTFKLTTGKSILDFIYNFGGNIAWFIPWGLGLPLLNPLKINFSKTVFSGMLLSVLIESLQFVLFTGVSDIDDVIFNTVGAAIGYACFALYQTFMKKIKK, encoded by the coding sequence ATGATTTTTTTGAACTCAATCTATCAACAAGTATATTTCCAATATTCTGACAAAATCAATCATTTTCCTTTAATTAGATTGATATTTTATAGCTTAGATAAAACAATCTTTTATTTTCTGCTCTTTTTAATAATTAGAGTGGTTTATTTGTTGATCAAAAGAAAAAAATCGAATTGGAAACATGAAATACTTCTGAGTGTTTTTACCATTTATTTATTGCTGTTATTTTTTCTAACCGTTTTTCGACATGGTTATTTTCCTTGGGATTTTCATTTTTACTGGCATCGTTCTTTATCCAATATTAATTTTCAGCCATTAGTGCAAACTTTTAAATTAACGACCGGAAAATCAATTCTTGATTTTATATATAATTTTGGTGGTAATATTGCATGGTTTATTCCTTGGGGCTTGGGACTACCACTATTAAATCCGTTAAAAATTAATTTCAGTAAAACAGTATTTTCAGGAATGTTGCTTTCTGTATTGATAGAAAGTTTGCAATTCGTTTTATTTACTGGTGTAAGTGACATTGACGATGTTATTTTTAATACAGTAGGTGCAGCTATTGGTTATGCTTGCTTTGCTTTATATCAAACTTTCATGAAAAAAATTAAAAAATAG